A window of the Echeneis naucrates chromosome 3, fEcheNa1.1, whole genome shotgun sequence genome harbors these coding sequences:
- the fibinb gene encoding fin bud initiation factor: MAFLHLLLCAGVLSLPTCRAFFAGPLHPEMSNGTFHHYFVPDGDYEENDDPEKCQMLFKMTDERRCGLDQDQDSVIKDDFTIIRRQIEDSARVLEGIGKSISYDLDGEDSYGKYLRRETAQISEAFTNSEKSLLELEVKFKQSQEGDLKEEHRLNDDFLSMVVHTRDTLKETLDISLGLKDKHELLSLIIRSHGTRLGRLKNEYLKR, from the coding sequence ATGGCATTCCTTCACTTGCTCCTGTGTGCCGGGGTCCTGTCGCTGCCGACGTGCAGAGCTTTCTTCGCCGGACCTTTACACCCGGAGATGTCCAATGGCACCTTCCATCACTACTTCGTCCCGGACGGAGACTACGAGGAGAACGACGACCCGGAGAAGTGCCAGATGCTGTTCAAGATGACCGACGAGCGAAGGTGCGGTCtcgaccaggaccaggactccGTCATAAAGGATGACTTCACCATCATCCGGAGGCAGATCGAAGACTCGGCCCGGGTCCTGGAGGGGATCGGGAAAAGCATCTCCTACGACCTGGACGGGGAGGACAGCTACGGCAAGTATCTGCGGAGGGAGACGGCGCAGATCAGCGAGGCGTTCACAAACTCGGAGAAATccctgctggagctggaggtgaaATTCAAGCAGAGCCAGGAGGGAGATCTCAAGGAGGAGCACCGGCTCAACGACGACTTCCTCAGCATGGTCGTGCACACCCGGGACACCCTGAAGGAGACGCTGGACATTTCTCTGGGACTGAAGGACAAGCACGAGCTGCTGTCCCTGATCATCCGCAGCCACGGCACGAGGCTGGGCAGACTGAAGAACGAGTACCTGAAGCGCTGA